CGACAGGCCCACCGCCGACTGGAAATCGGCGCGCAGGATCGAGCTGTCATCCTCGACGCCCCGTTCCACCCGCGCGACCTCGCCCAAGGTCACCGGGAAATCCGCCGTCCCGCCGACCGAGATGCTTTCGAATTCCGCCGGTTCGGACAGCCGCGTGTCGGTGCGGATTTGGAACTGGCGCGAGGTCGTCTCCAGCGCCCCGGCGGGCAGTTCGATGTTGTTGCGCTCCAGCGCCTCGATAACCTCGGAGGTGGTGACGTTGCGGGCCGCCAAGGCGCGGCGGTCCAGCCAGATGCGCATGGCATAGGCCTGCTCGCCCTCGATGGTGACATCGGCCACGCCGTTGATCGTGGCGATCCGGTCGACCAGATAGCGGTCCGCGAAATCCGTCAGGTCCGAGGCCGACTGCCGTTCGCTGGTCAGGCTGAGGCGGATCACCGGGTCGCCCTGATCGTCGCTTTTCGCCACGGTCGGATCCTCGGCCTGCAGCGGCAGGTCGCCCGAGATCCGGGCCACTTCGGCCCGCACGTCATTGGCGGCGACGTCGATGTCGACGCCGGTCTCGAACTCGATCACCGTCCGGCTGTTGCCGCGCGCGCTGTCCGACGAGATGGTGCGGATGCCCGAGATGCCCGACACCGCGCCCTCGATCACCGTGGCGATCTCGGCATCGACCACCTCGGGGGCGGCGCCTTCATAGGGCACGTTGATGGTGACATTCGCGGTGTCCACGTCGGGCAGTTCGCGCACCGGCAGCGACAGGACCGCCGCGGTGCCGCCGACCAGGATCAGCAGGTTGGCGACGATGGCCAGGACGGGGCGGCGCAGGCACAGTTCCGACAGGGTCATTGGCGGGTCCCGTCGGCGGCGGCGGTGTCGGCCGTCTCCTCCTCAGGAGCTTCGCCACCCTCGTCCTCGGGTTCGACCGCGTCGCCGTCCTCGATGGCTTGCAGGCCGGTGGTGATCACCGTCTCGCCCGCCTCCAGCCCCTCCAGGATCTCGACCGCGCCATCCTGCAGCAGGCCGGTCCGCACGGTCCGTTCGCGCGCCTGGCCCTCCTCGGGGACGAAGACGATGGCCTCGTCGCCGATATTCACGATGGCCAGTTCCGGCACGGTGACCGAAGTCCGGGTCTCCAGCGTCAGGTCGACATTCATCAGCATGCCCGTGGTCAGCGTCCCGTCCGCATTGTCGAACAGCCCGCGCACCTCGAAGAAGCGCGCGACCGGATCGATCCGCGTGCCGACGGTGGACAGCTCGCCCGTGAAGACCCGGTCGCTGCCCGCGCCGGTGGCCTGCAGCGCCTGCCCCGTCTCGACCTGCAGGAACAGGGATTCGGGCAGGTTGAAGATGATCTCGATCCGCGACAGGTCGTCCAGCGTCGTGATCACGTCGGTGGGCTCCAGCCGACGGCCGGTCTCGATGTCGGTCAGCCCCACCGTGCCCGCGAAGGGCGCGGTGATCCGACGGTCGTCGACCTCGATCCGGGCGGCGTCCAGTTCGGCCTGCGCCAGGTCCAGATCGGCCAGCGCCGTGTCCAAGGACGCATCCGCCGCCACGTTGCGGTCCGACAGCTCGCGCGTCCGGTCCGCCGTCGCCTGCGCGTCCCCAAGCCGCGCCTCGACCTGCCGCAGGGCGGCGCGTTCGGCCCGGTCGTCCAGCTGGACCAGGCCGTACCCTGCCTCGACCCGCGTGCCGCTCGGGATGTCGAAGGAGGCGACCACCCCCGCCGTGCGCGGCAGGATGTCGCCCGAGCGGATGGCCCGCGTGTTCCCGACCGCCGAGAACTGCTCGACGATCTCGGCCTCTTCGGCCAAGGCGGTGCGGACCGTCTGAGCCTCGGGGCCCGCATCGCCCTCGTCGCCGGCCTCCTCGCCCATGATCCGGTCGACCATCGGCCCGCCGAAGCCAAGTGCCGCGCCGATCCCCAAGGCGACCGCCAGCACGCACGTGATCGCCAAGATGCCCTTGCGCATGCGTTTTTCCCCTTGTGCGGCACAATCGCCGCGTCACCGGGGCAAGTCATGTTCCCCGCAAGAGTTCCTGCCGGGATCTCTACGATTGCGTTACGGATCCGGTGCCTGCCCCCGGGTGGAGCAACCGGGACTGGCCTCTGCCGCAGACAGGACCGCCGTCGCGTGACACTTGGCCGCATCGCCGCGTCGGGCGGGGCGGCACCCGCCCGCGCCTGCGGTGGACAAACCCGGGCAACTCTCCTATGCGAACGACCGAACACGACCTTTCAGTGAGCATTTCCGACATGTCCAGATCCGTCGAGACGACCGCCACCGACGACCCGATGGCGCCTGCGGAGCTGGTGCCTGCGGAGCTGGTCCGCGCCTGTCACGCCCACCATGACCGCCTCGCGCTCTGCGACCGGGATCACCGGCTGAGCTATGGCCAGCTGGCGGAGTTCGTCCAGGTGCTGCAGGGCCAGCTGTCCGGCGACGGTCCCGTGGCGCTGTTCGGCGCCCCCGGCAGCCTGCTGGCGGCGGCGGCGGTGACCTGCGTCATCGGCGGGCGGCCCTTCGTGCATCTGGATCCCGCCATGCCGCAGGCGGTGCTGACCAACATCGTCGCCGAGCTTGGGGTCGCGACCATCGTGACCTGCCAGCCCCCCGCGCCGGATCAGCTGCCAAGGGCCTGCCGCATCATCGACGCGCAGACCTGCCTCGACCGGCGCCCGCCCGACGGCGTGGGACCGCTGGCGGCGGCGGATGTGCGCCCGACCGACATCATCTATCTGGTCGCCACCTCGGGCACGACCGGGCGGCCCAAATGCATCCCCGTCACCCATGACGCCGCCTGGCTGTCCTATCGATGGCGCGACGGCTTCACCCCCTATGATCCGTCCATGACGGTGGGCATCTACATCTTCGCCATCTGGGAGATGTTCCGGCCGCTGCGGATGGGCGCCCAGCTGCAGTTTCCCGGCCTGAACGACCTGATGTCGCCGCAGGCGCTGGTCGCGTTCCTGTCGCGCCACGGCATCGACGAGATGCTGTTCACCCCGTCCTTCTTCGAGAAGACCCTCGGCGGCATCGACCCGGAGATCGGGGCCGCGCTGCCCCTGCGCCGCGTGGTGCTGAACGGAGAGGTCGTCAGCGACCGGCTGGTGGCCGAGGCGAAAAGGAGGCTGCCCGGCACCGCGCTGTGGAACCTCTACAGCATCTGCGAGACCCATGACATCAGCATCACCCGGCTGGACGGCGTCCCCGCCCCGGCCGAGGGGGTCTCGGTGGGCGTGGCGATGCCGCATCTGCAGGCCGTGGTTCTGGACGACGGGGACCGGCCCTGCGCGCCGGGCCAGCCGGGCCTGCTGCATTTCGAGGGGCCGCGCATGCTGGGCCCGGGCTATGTGAACCGCCCCGAGGAGACCGAACAACGCTTCCGGATGCTGACCTTGGACGGGGCGGACCGGCGACTGTATGACACCGGCGACCGGGGCTATGTCACCGAGGACGGCCGAATCCATGTGCTGGGGCGCATCGCGCATATGCTGAAGCTGCGCGGCCACAGCATCCAGACGCGCGAACTGACCGAGACGCTGGCCGCGCATCTGGCCTTTGGGCAGTCGATCCCCTGGGTGCAGCAGGTCGAGGGCCCGGGACAGGTGCTGGTGGTCTATTACACCGCCGACGCCGCGCAGAGGGCGCGCAATGCCGATGCCTGGACCCTGGGCACGGACTGGCAGCGGATGCCGCAGGCGCTGGCCCTGGCCCTGCAGCAGGTCCTGCCGCGCTATTGCATCCCGACCTGGCTGGCCCGGCTGGACGAGATTCCGATCAACCCGGTCTCGGGCAAGTGCGACTTCAAGGCGCTGCCGCCTGTGCCATCCGAGGACGGGGGCGCGGACGGCGCGCATGACCTCCCCACCCTGACCTGCGCCGCGCGGATCCTGGGCGGTGCCGCCCGCAGCATCGACCCCGCCCGGTCCTTCCACGATCAGGGCGGCGACTCGCTGATGTGCGTCGACCTGATCCTGTCGCTGGAGGCGGCCTATGGGCGCCCGGTGGATTTCGAATGGGCGCTGAACCTGCCGCTGGCGCGGCTGCATGCGCTGCTGACGACCGAGGCCGCGGCCTCCACCCCGCCGGCCAGCGTCCGGAAGGCCGGGATCCTGCTGACCGGCGCCACGGGCTTTCTGGGCGGACATGTTCTGGCCGAGGCCGCCCGCCATCTGCCAGAGGGTCAGGTGATCTACTGCCTGGTGCGCCCCCGCACCCATGATCCGGCAGTCCGTCTGGCCGACCGGGCCGCCGCGCTCGGCGTGCCGCAGGATCGCTTCGTTATCGTGGCGGGCGCGATCGAGGATCCGCGCTTCGGGCTGGATCCCGCGACCTACGCCGATCTGGCCCATCGTGTCTCCTCGGTCGTCCATTGCGCCGCGACCGTCAACCTGGCGGTCGACCGCGACCGGATGGAGGCCTGGTCGCAGGCGGGGATCGCGACGATCCTGCAGTTCTGCCGCGACGCGGGCGCGCCGCTGGCCTTTTCCAGCTCGACCTCGATCTTTCCCGACCGCGGCGGGCCCCATCCCGAAGGCCCCGCGACGGCCTTCGAGGGGATCTCGGGCTATGGCGCGGCCAAGATCGCGGCGGAGCGGGCCATCGCGCACGCGGGGATCGACGCCCTGATCCTGCGCCTGCCGTCGCTTTATGATCTGGAGGCGCCGAATCCGAAGGACATCTACGAGACGATCCTGCAGGCCTGCCAGCGGTCGGGACGGGTGCCGCAAGGCCTGTGCTTCCGGATGACGGATGTGCGGGCGGCGGCGCGGCTTCTGCTGCAATCCGTCCCCGAGGGCGTGACCCATGCCAACCTGATCGGCGACGCGGCCGTCACCTGGCCGCAGGACGCGCCGTCCCTGCCCACGATCCCGCGGGCCGCCTGGCTGGACATGGCCCCCCTGACCCCGGTCGAGCGACGGCTGCTGCAGGACGCCCCCGGCACGCTGCAGGCGGATGCCGCCTATGACACGGCCACGGCGCAGCGCCTCTGGTCCGCGCTCGGGCCCTATGGGCAGGTCTCGGACCCGGCGGCGCTGCTGGCGCGGCGCCTTCAGCCCGAATTGGTGCCGGAGGCTACCACAGCGATCCCGCGTTGACCTGATAGTCGGCCATCGTCATCGCGCGGGCCGCGTCGCTGGCGAGGAAGGCGGCCAGACCGGCGATCTCGTCGGGCTGCACCAGCGCGCCCTGCGGGTTCGAGGCCTCGTAGGTCGCGCGGACCTCGGCCTCGGACAGCCCGCCCTTGGCCATGTCCTGGGCGATGAACTGCTGCAGCATCTCGGTCTCGACCCAGGTGGGGCTGATGCTGTTGCAGGTGATGCCATGCGCCGCGCCCTCCAGGCTGACGCAGCGGCCCAGACCCAGCAGGCCCGCCTTGGACGCGCAATAGGCGGCGTTGTCGGCCATCCCCTGATGCGCCGCGACCGAGGCGATGTTGATGATCCGCCCCCACTTATGCCTGGTCATCAGGGGCATCACCGCCCGGATCATCTTGAAGGCGCCGGTCAGGTTCGTGTCGATCTGGTCGTCCCAGACCGCATCGGAATGCCCGATCACCGCCGCCTCGTCATAGACGCCGGCGGCGTTGACCAGCACGTCGACCCGCCCCTGCGCCGCCACGACCGCATCGACGAAGGCTGCCACGCTGTCGGACTGCCGGACATCCAGCGCCCGCACGACGACCGGCCCGCCGAAGGCCGCGCGCAGCTTTTCCTGGAACGAGGGATCGTCGCCGCGCCGGGCGCCCACATGGACGATCATGCCCTCGGCCACGAAGCGGCGGGCGATCGCGTATCCGATGCCGGACAGCCCGCCGGTGACGATCGCGATCTTCTGTGTGGTGCTCATCTGGTCAACCTGTTCCGTCAGATCCGGGTGTCCCGCGCCCCGGGGGGCACGCGCGAACGGCACCGTGGCGCCGAAAGATGCGGCCCTTATGACGGGGCCACGGGGTGACGTTCAACCGGAAATCCCCGAGGGGCCGTCCCCGATCCCGGCGCCATGGCGGACGGCATCGGCCCGACCGACCGGACCATGCCGCCGTCTGCCACGGGACTGCGCAGCGACGGCGCCGATACGCACGCGCAAATCGTTCCGCCCTGCAATCATAAGTTGAAACGTTATCAATCACCTGCCGGTTTCTAGACATGGCCTGCCATCGTCCTTAATATCTTGGGAAACCAGCAGATCCAGTTCAGGCCTCCCAAGCTGCTGGCGGAGATGACGATGGACGATGCGCCCCAAACACCGTCCTGTTCGTGCTTCCGGTCCCCGCCGGAAGCGGGCCTGATGTTTATCACGCCGGCCCATCACGACATCCTGGCGATGGTCCGGGCCTGGCGGATCGGCGACCGGCCCGTCCTGGTGCTGACCGGCGACGGCGGGACCGGCAAGACCACCTTCGCCCGCAAGTTGGCCGCCACCTTTGGGGCGACCATGCAGGTCGGCCTGCTGGATCTTGGCAAGACGCAGCCAACCGACCTGCGGCGCGCGGTGCCGGAGGCCTTCGGGTCCGACGTCCGGGTTTTGGTCGAAGATCCCCTGGCCAGCCACGACCGGTTCATGGCCGAATCCCTGGCCTCGGGTCGGCGGCGGCTGCTGATCGTGGACGAGGCGCAGCATCTGTCCGGACCGGCGCTGACCTATCTGGAACAGCTGACCACCCCGCCCCGCAGCGGGTTGCCGGTGTTCTACGTCGTGCTGATCGGCGCGCCGGGGCTGGATGCGATGCCCGCCCAGCCCGACCACCCTGCACTGCACGACCGGATCGGCGGGCGGTTGCACCTGTCGCCCTTCACCGAGGCGCAGACCGCTGCCTATGTCGATCACCGCCTGCGCATGGCGAACTGCGCCTGCCCCGTCGGCGACATGACCTTCGACAGCTCGCGGCTGGAGCTGCTGCACGAGGCCTCGGGAGGGCGCCCCAAGATCATCAACCGCTTGGTTCAGCGATACCTGTTCGATCCCGTCCGGGCCGGGGTCGCCGCCAAGATCGCGCGGCCCGTGGAGCAGGCTTCGCCCGCCGCCCCGGTCGCGGAGGAACCCGCACCTCTGCCACCGGTCGTGGCGAAGCCCGCGCCTCTGCCGCCGGTCGTGGTCGACCACCGGCAGGCTCCCCTTCCGCAGGCGCAGGTCGAAGATCCGCAGACGCTGCCTCGGCCGGAAGTCATCGAGGACCGGCAGCCCCCCCTCCCGCTGCCCGTGGTCGAAGACAGGGAAGCGCCCCTTCCGCAGGCGCCGGTTGAAGAGCCGCAGGCGCTGCCTCGGCCGGAAATCATCAAGGACCGGCAGGCCCCTCCTCCGCCGGTCGTGGTCGAAGACCGTCAGCCCCGGCTTCCGCCGGCGCATGTCGAACATCGGCAGGTGCTGCCTCGGCCGGACGCGGCCAGGGAGAAGCCGACCACCGCCCCGTCCTTCGTCACCCGGGAAAGGCCGGTGCCCCTGCCCCCGGTCCTGTCGAAGCCAGCGCCCGTGCCGCCCGTCGTCGTGGACGACAAGTCGCCTCCGCGACCGGCTGCGGCGAAGGAAAGACCGCAACCCGTCCCGGCCCGGAATGGGCCCGTGCCGGTGCAGACGGCCGTGACCAAGCGCAAGCCGGCGGCCCTGCAGTCCGTGGCCAAGGAAAGGCCCGCGCTTGCGCAGCCCGCCCCGCCCCGTCCCGAGGGGCGCAGGACGCTGCCCTCGAAACCGGCAGCCGTGCCGATGGCTCTGGTCGTCAAGCCCGCGCGGACAGAGCCCTCTGCCACGCCCGCGCCTGCCGCGCGCCCGTCTCCGGTCCGGGTGGCGCCCTCGATCGCGCCCCCGCGGCCGGAACCGGTCGATCATCCCGAGAGGACCAGGGGCCGTGGTCTGCACTGGGGACTGGCCGGCGCGGCCGGGCTGGGCCTTGCGGCCGCCGCGGTGATGGTCCTAGGACCCACCGCCGATCAGCCCGCGCCGATGGAGGTCGCAGCCCCTGCCCCGGTCGCCGCGCCCGCCGCCGAACCCGCGCCCCCGGCCCCCGAGCCGACGCCCGAGCCGGTCGCGGTCGCGCCCGTTCCCGAGCCCGCCCCCGAGGCGGTCGTGCCGCCGCCGGTCCCCGGCCTGCGCGGCGCCAGCATCGATCCGGTGCCCGACGCCGATGCCCTGCTGACCGAGGCCCTGGTCGCCGGCGGCACGGATCCCGAACAGGCGGCGCAGCTTTACACGCGCGCCGCGCTGTGGGGGAATGCGCGGGCCGCCTATTACCTGGGCCAGCTTTACGAGACCGGCATCGGGGTGCCGCAAAACCCGGACCGCGCACGGGCCGCCTATGCGCTGGCGCTGGAGGTGGACGGCGCTGCCGCCCGGCTGGACGCGCTGGAGGGCCGCAGCGGCTCCGGCATCGCAGTGGAGGCAGCACCCGTGCCCGTGTCCCAGATGGTGATCACGACCGGCCAGACCGAGCTGCACTGGCGCGATCCCGAAGGCGCGGTCGCCGCGCAGTTCTTGGTGGAGTTCGTCCCTGCAGGGGAAAGCGAGGACATCCGGCAGGCCGAGACCGTGCTGCCCGCCCTGCTGCTGGCGGAGCGCGTCACCCGCTGGCGGGTCAGCGCCCTCGGCCCCGACGGATCGGCGGGGACGGCGTCGGAATGGTCCTATCCCGACGCGGCCCTTCCCTGATCAGCAGCCGACGGCGGCGCAGATGCTGCGGCGATAGGCGGCGTTCGCCTCGCTGTCGGTGGGGGCGGCCTGGGGCTGAGGGGCCTCGGGCGCCGGGGGCGTGCAGCTGCTGACATAGCCCGGATCGATGCCCCGGTTGACGCAGGCCGCGATGTCCCATCCGGTCGGAATGTCGCCCAGATCGACGGACTGCCACTTGGGGTGGCCCTCCTCGCGCAGCGTGTCGATGTTCGTCAGGATCAGCGAGGACAGGTCCGACACTCCCCGGCAGCTGGCCTGATGATAGGCGTTGCCGCGCGCGTCGTATTCATAGGTCATCAGCACGGCCTTGACCGTCACCAGCTCGACCGGATCGGGCTGGAAGTCGTAGGTTCCCCCCGGCAGGGTCGCGGGCGCATAGACCGCCTGCAGGGTCGCGTCCTGGATGGGCAGCAGGTGGAACTGCTCGGCATCGATGTCATTCTCGGAATAGATCGCGGCGGGGGCGCCGGCGATGTAGAAGAAGGCGTCGATCTCTCCGGCCTCCAGCTGCGGCAGCGCGTCGGCCGGGGCGATGGGCAGCGCCTCGGCCAGCTCGATCCCCGCCAGGGACAGCATCAGCGAAGCGGTCAGGAAGGTGCCGCTGTCCTCGACCCCGATGGCCACGCGCTTGTCGGCCAGCCCCCCGAAATCCGCGATGTCGCGGCGTGCCAGGATATGGACCTCCTCCTCGTAGAGCGGAAAGGCGATGCGCACGCCCGCGATGGCCCGTGCCACCCCCGGATCGTCGCCCGAAAACGTCTGCATGTATTCCAGCACATCGTTCTGCACGATGCCGAACTGCGTGTTCGGACGCTGCCGCACGGCCAGGAAATTCTCCAGCGAGCCCGCGGATTCCACCACCTCCAGATCCCGCCCGCATTGCTGCATCAGCCCGTTCAGGTCGCGCCCGATCTGGATGTAGGTTCCGGTCGGGGACCCGGTCACGATGGTCATCGGCGCATCCTGCGCGGATGCCGGGGCCGCCATGCCGAGCGCGGCGACGATCACGAGGGTCAGGCGGGCCAGAGGCTTGGAATGTCGCATTGTCGTTTCTTTCCGCATGATGGGTTTCAGCATCCTCCCAGCTCGCTCACGAGGACCAGCAGCGACTGACGGTTGATCGGGTTCTGCACCTCGCGCAACGCGTCGATGGTGCAATGCCCTTCGATCAGCAGGTCGCGCAGCCGCGCGCGCTGGTCGGGCGAGGCGGGCAGTCCGGGCACGACGGCCAAGGTCGCGCCGACCTGCGCCGCATCGCGCGGCTGAAGGGTCACGCCGTCCAGGGGGGCCGCCGCGGCGACCTCCTCGGGTGCCGGGGCCTCGGGGGCCGCCGCACCTGCCGGTTCGGGGGTCTCGGAGTCTGCGGTCGCGACCTCCGCAGGTTCCGGGACGACCTCGGGCTCCGGTTGCGCCGCGGCTAGGGCGGCGTCGCGGGCCTGCGTCAGGTCGTCCAGCTCGGCCGTCAGTGTCCGGACCTGCACCTGCAGGTCTGCGGCCTGGCTTTCCTGGGCGGCGATCTGGTCGGCCAATTCCTGGGACCCGGCCACCTCGGCCTGCAGGGTCTCGCGCTGCGCGCTCAGGTCTTCCAGCTCGGCGGTCCGGTCCGAAATCTGCGCTTGGATCGCCTCCAGCTCGGCCTGCCGCGCCGGAATATCCTCGTCCAACCGCCCGGCGGCGGTGGCGATCTCCGCCTCCAGGTTCGTCAGCCGCTCGGTCTGCTCCTGTTCGGAGGCGCCGAGGTCCTGGAGCCTTTCGGACAGCCGAGCCTCTTCGGCGCGCGCCGTTTCAAGCTGCTCGGACAGGGCGCTGTCCTCGGCGCGGGCCGTCTCAAGCCGTTCGGACAGTTCGCCGGATTCGGCACGGGCCGCCTCCAGCTGCCCGGACAGGGCGCTGTCCTCGGCACGGGCCGTCTCCAGCCGTTCGGACAGTTCGCTGGATTCGGCACGGGCCGCCTCCAGCTGCTCGGCCAGACGGGCGTCCTCGGCGCGCGCCGCCTCGACCCGGCCCGAGAGATCCGCCAGCGCCGCGGTCATGGCCTCGAAATCGGCCTGATGCTGGGCGCGTTCGGCCTCGGCCTGCTCGGTCTGCGTCGCCATCTCGACCGTCAGGGCCTCGGATGCGGTCTGCTGCGCGGCGCGTTCCGCCTCAGCCTCGGCGATCGCCGCGCGCAATTGGTCTTCCTGCGCCTGCAGCACCGTCACGCTGGTCTGCTGCTCCTCCAGTGCCGCGGCCGTCTCGGCAACCTGGCTCTCCAGATCGGCCAGTTCGGCCCGCGCGCCGTCAAGCCGGCCCTCCATGCCGGAGGTTTCGGATTCCATGGTGGCGATGATCTCGCGCAGGCTCTGGGCCTGCGCGGCAAGGTCCTGCGGCGTCTCTTGGGCCATCCCTGCGCCCGACGTCCACAGCAGACCCGCAACAGCCCAAACGGACAGGGAAAGACCAGACTTACCATTCACCAGACATACTCCCCAATAGCCGCCGATGATGCGGTGAAACGATGGTTTGTCAAGGTGAACCGACCCTTTTGGTACGGAGAAAGGGCCCAACCGGAGGGGTGAAATCGAACGCAAGCGCAATTCACTAGCGCGTTGGTTGAAGGCCGTGAATCATAAACATTTTATGGTTGAATATGAAGGATGTAGCCTTGCTTTGCTCGGCAATAGACCGACAAGATCCTGCATTAAGACCTTTCATGTCCCGCATATTTTCAAGTCTTCCGATTTACCTGCCTTTCACCGTCTAAATGTTTTCACCATTCCTCATTCCTATTCGATCTTTATATTCCCTCAAAAATCACCACCGTTATCTGCAGATCAAATCTGCAGATGTATTAATGGGAATAGGTCCGGAGATTTTTCGGCACTCACGATTTATTTTTCCCTCATTAACCTTAAATATAAACTGTACATCTCATAAAATTGACATGTCCTGCCCTGAAAAATACCGTCCTTGCAGTTTCAGGCAGTTCCGGAAGAAGGGGTCTGCATCACAATCCTCAAAGAATAACGGAGAGACAGCCGTGATTTACGACATGTTCAGAAAGCCGAAGGCGCTTGGAATAGCCGCGCTTCTCAGCGTCGCCTTGGTCGCTGGTTGTATCGAGGACGATCTCGATACGGATTTCGAAGACAACAGCCCGACAAGTTTCACGCCGCTCCTGCCACAGACGACGGAATGTCCATCGGCCTGCCTGAACATCGATGTCACGACGACACGCGGAATTCCTCCGGCCTGCGCGTCCCAATGCCCCAACGTCCAGACCTCGACCCAGTGCCTCGCGGCGGGCGGGGCCTACAACGTCTATGTCCAGAACGGCAGGGCGGGCGCCGATGCGGGGACGCTTGCCCAGCTCTACTCGCAGTACCGGGCGCAGGCCGGGCTGACGCTCGATGTGGTCCGACGCCTCGGATGCGGGTGATCGCGGCCCCATGACCTCGGAACCTCTGGTCGAGATGCGGCGGGTCGTCCGCCGGATCACGGCGGGGTCCGACAGCATTGCCATCGTCAGGGATGTCGATCTGACCGTGCTGCGGGGGCAGTCCCTGGCCATCCTGGGGGCCTCGGGGTCGGGCAAGTCGTCGCTGCTGGAGCTGATCGGTACGCTCAGCCGGCCCACATCGGGTCGGGTGCTGTTCGATGGCGCGGACCTGTCGGCGATGCCCGAGCGCGGGATCCTGGCGCTCCGCCGGCGCCGGATCGGTTTCGTCTTTCAAAGCGCGAACCTGATCGACCACCTGACCGCCGCCGCGAACGTGGCCTTGCCGCTGGCTTATGCGGGCGTTGCGCGCAGCGCCCGCCCGGCACGCGTCCGGCACTGGCTGGACAGGGTCGGCATCGGCCCTCTCGCCTCGCGCCCCGTCGCGCGCCTGTCCGGAGGAGAGCGGCAGCGCGTGGCCATCGCACGCGCGCTCGTCAACGAGCCCGACCTGATCCTGGCCGACGAGCCCACCGGCAGCCTGGATCAGGCCACCGGGCAAGAGATCATGCGGCTGCTGGTCGGACTGGCGCAGCAACGGCGCGCG
Above is a window of Paracoccus liaowanqingii DNA encoding:
- a CDS encoding coiled-coil domain-containing protein, encoding MAQETPQDLAAQAQSLREIIATMESETSGMEGRLDGARAELADLESQVAETAAALEEQQTSVTVLQAQEDQLRAAIAEAEAERAAQQTASEALTVEMATQTEQAEAERAQHQADFEAMTAALADLSGRVEAARAEDARLAEQLEAARAESSELSERLETARAEDSALSGQLEAARAESGELSERLETARAEDSALSEQLETARAEEARLSERLQDLGASEQEQTERLTNLEAEIATAAGRLDEDIPARQAELEAIQAQISDRTAELEDLSAQRETLQAEVAGSQELADQIAAQESQAADLQVQVRTLTAELDDLTQARDAALAAAQPEPEVVPEPAEVATADSETPEPAGAAAPEAPAPEEVAAAAPLDGVTLQPRDAAQVGATLAVVPGLPASPDQRARLRDLLIEGHCTIDALREVQNPINRQSLLVLVSELGGC
- a CDS encoding ABC transporter ATP-binding protein; its protein translation is MTSEPLVEMRRVVRRITAGSDSIAIVRDVDLTVLRGQSLAILGASGSGKSSLLELIGTLSRPTSGRVLFDGADLSAMPERGILALRRRRIGFVFQSANLIDHLTAAANVALPLAYAGVARSARPARVRHWLDRVGIGPLASRPVARLSGGERQRVAIARALVNEPDLILADEPTGSLDQATGQEIMRLLVGLAQQRRALVVVTHDMAHVRQFDRVARMDLGRLIAMDHAADPCGA